The following proteins are co-located in the Leptospira selangorensis genome:
- a CDS encoding ABC-F family ATP-binding cassette domain-containing protein, with translation MNLISIDKVGKSIGEKQLFQGLSFGIDEGEKTGLLGINGSGKSTLLRILLGIEEPDTGKVVRNRELKISFLSQFPEFDPDKTVLEHILSGSGILLDTVRRYEKACIELEKGGEEAEKEYHLAMEEMDSKQAWELESKLKNILRELNIPDLSRKMGELSGGMAKKVSLAQALTDESNFLVLDEPTNHLDIDAILWLQDFLKSTDKAVLLVTHDRYFLEEIANRILEIDRGNFRVYPGNYDLYLEKKVEMQVIEEKEEAKRKSFLRTELEWLKRQPKARGTKQKARTDRVIEVMERKKAGKDIVLDISVSGRRLGGKILELKNIKKSYTKQELISGFSYVFKGKERIGVVGPNGAGKTTLLNLITGREKTDSGDVAAGLNTSFGYFDQLGKELPGPKKVIDYVKEEIAPTIKMNDGSSWTASQFLERFLFPPQLQQTKIERLSGGEKKRLYLILLLMRNPNFLVLDEPTNDLDIPTLSVLEEFLDDFPGVVLVVSHDRYFMDRVTDYLFVFKGEGKIDRFPGNYSEYLEYREYEEKETKASSSKPTEKQTDNKKKGLSYQDKRKLEILEKEILSLETEEKELVQNLQSPDPELSRKSGERLTQLQDELQKKVTEWEELASKE, from the coding sequence ATGAATCTAATCTCCATAGATAAGGTCGGTAAATCCATCGGCGAAAAACAACTCTTCCAAGGTTTGAGCTTCGGAATAGACGAGGGAGAAAAAACAGGGTTACTCGGGATCAACGGATCCGGAAAATCCACCTTACTTAGGATCTTACTCGGAATAGAAGAGCCGGACACCGGCAAAGTAGTCCGAAACAGAGAACTCAAAATTTCATTTTTATCTCAATTTCCGGAGTTCGATCCGGATAAAACTGTATTAGAACATATACTTTCAGGCTCAGGAATTCTTTTAGATACGGTCAGAAGATACGAAAAAGCATGTATCGAATTGGAAAAAGGCGGAGAAGAAGCCGAAAAAGAATACCATCTCGCAATGGAAGAAATGGATTCCAAACAGGCTTGGGAACTGGAATCCAAACTCAAAAATATATTAAGAGAACTGAATATACCTGATCTTTCCAGAAAAATGGGAGAACTTTCGGGAGGAATGGCTAAAAAAGTTTCCCTGGCACAGGCTCTAACCGACGAATCCAATTTTTTGGTATTAGACGAACCTACTAACCATCTGGATATAGATGCAATCCTTTGGCTCCAGGACTTCTTAAAAAGTACCGACAAAGCGGTTTTACTCGTTACTCACGACAGATACTTTTTGGAAGAGATCGCAAATCGTATCTTAGAAATAGATCGAGGAAACTTCAGAGTATATCCAGGAAATTATGATCTGTATCTGGAAAAAAAAGTAGAGATGCAGGTAATAGAAGAAAAGGAAGAAGCAAAACGAAAATCATTTCTTAGAACGGAACTCGAATGGCTGAAACGCCAACCGAAGGCAAGAGGCACCAAACAAAAAGCAAGAACGGACCGTGTGATCGAAGTAATGGAAAGAAAGAAGGCGGGCAAGGATATCGTCCTGGATATTTCCGTTTCTGGCAGAAGGTTAGGTGGCAAAATATTAGAATTAAAGAATATTAAAAAATCTTATACTAAACAAGAACTGATCTCCGGATTCTCCTATGTATTTAAGGGTAAAGAAAGGATCGGAGTTGTGGGACCTAATGGCGCAGGAAAAACCACACTTTTGAATCTGATCACAGGAAGGGAAAAAACGGATTCTGGAGATGTAGCGGCAGGTCTCAACACAAGTTTCGGATATTTCGACCAGCTTGGAAAGGAACTCCCTGGTCCTAAAAAAGTAATAGATTATGTTAAAGAAGAAATTGCGCCTACGATCAAGATGAACGATGGATCTTCCTGGACCGCATCTCAGTTTTTGGAAAGGTTTTTGTTTCCACCTCAATTGCAACAAACTAAGATTGAAAGGCTTTCAGGTGGCGAAAAGAAAAGACTTTATCTAATTCTACTTCTTATGAGAAATCCGAACTTCTTAGTTTTGGACGAGCCTACAAACGATCTGGATATTCCTACACTTTCAGTACTTGAGGAATTCCTGGATGATTTTCCAGGAGTGGTGCTCGTCGTTTCCCACGATCGTTACTTCATGGACCGTGTCACAGATTATCTATTCGTATTCAAAGGTGAAGGGAAGATCGATAGATTCCCAGGCAACTATTCGGAATATCTGGAATACAGAGAATATGAAGAAAAGGAAACCAAAGCTAGTTCTTCTAAACCGACTGAAAAACAAACGGACAATAAGAAGAAGGGCCTAAGCTACCAAGACAAAAGAAAACTGGAGATCTTGGAAAAGGAGATCCTTTCCTTGGAAACAGAGGAGAAGGAGCTGGTCCAAAACCTACAATCGCCTGACCCTGAACTTTCCAGAAAATCAGGAGAACGTTTAACCCAATTACAGGACGAATTACAGAAGAAGGTCACTGAATGGGAAGAGCTTGCTTCTAAAGAATAG
- a CDS encoding PAS domain S-box protein, with protein sequence MALAKLLKWFQNRNLRKKIEKEIRALAPEVFNDYLYRVDVLDNGDLLLSWANEGFLKFCGISIDDLNNPWPAADPKYFHPDDHDLIKQRTRSLLSGSPRADEYRVYGPDGQIRWLRDHAHPIWDPVKKRVAQIYGSVQDLTPLRKSEIVLQDQLSYTNILLDSTEEWVIRVNQAGKIQYVNSSGRSEVRRQFGIELLPDSKILSLISETHKEIFQAQLNKAFSGAKVKWHFSKLFPVQPNSELEVSFAPLSKEGAIKEVVIFLKDVTLRTVWETALLASEEKYRKLVEVSPDAIGLHADGKVLYINQTGLKMLGYETLEEVEGRPIVEFIHPESRQVVAERVLKAMLKSEPLEPIEEKFIRKDGTEISVEVSGIAFEQRGQKLMQVIVRDITERKKAELELGELRKKILQTNDRLQAIIEGVKDSICAVDMDLRVISCNTAFELMVWKLYGKRITVGQTIWDIAIDNPEERERIIRNWSRALTGEVFKMERKISGLVKDSIVLEINYSSIRDESHNMIGATQIIRDVTDRYQYEETLRKSLDEKEVMLKEIHHRVKNNLQVVSSLLSLQTDFTDDPKLVSILKECERRIQSMALVHKELYQNDTIADADFTEYLNNLLVALVQSFGANKRVGYSIESQDIRLNLDFAIPLALVFNELVSNSLKYAFPGNQNGEIFISISKKEDGLSISIGDNGVGLPKTVDVRKSEGLGLQLVGMLLDKLKAKWGLETVEIGTRYKIELPIPK encoded by the coding sequence ATGGCTCTTGCCAAACTTTTAAAATGGTTTCAAAATCGGAATCTTCGAAAAAAAATAGAAAAAGAAATCCGTGCCCTCGCGCCCGAAGTATTTAACGATTATCTTTACAGAGTAGATGTATTAGATAATGGAGATCTACTATTAAGCTGGGCAAACGAAGGATTTTTAAAATTCTGCGGCATCAGTATAGATGATCTGAATAATCCATGGCCTGCTGCGGATCCAAAATACTTTCATCCTGACGACCATGATTTAATTAAACAAAGGACACGGTCCTTATTATCCGGTTCCCCTAGGGCGGATGAATATAGAGTTTATGGTCCTGATGGACAGATTAGATGGTTGAGAGACCATGCTCACCCAATTTGGGACCCTGTCAAAAAAAGAGTGGCTCAGATCTACGGTTCGGTCCAGGACCTAACTCCATTAAGAAAAAGTGAAATTGTATTACAAGACCAACTTTCCTACACGAATATCCTGTTGGATAGTACGGAAGAATGGGTAATTCGGGTAAACCAAGCGGGGAAAATACAATATGTAAATTCTTCCGGAAGATCCGAGGTAAGAAGGCAATTCGGAATAGAATTACTTCCTGATTCTAAGATCTTATCCTTGATCTCAGAAACTCATAAGGAAATTTTCCAAGCACAATTAAATAAGGCATTTTCCGGAGCAAAGGTCAAATGGCATTTCTCCAAACTTTTTCCTGTTCAGCCTAATTCTGAATTAGAAGTTTCTTTCGCTCCCTTATCTAAAGAAGGGGCAATTAAAGAAGTCGTAATATTCCTAAAAGACGTAACTCTCAGAACTGTCTGGGAAACAGCGCTACTTGCAAGCGAAGAGAAATATAGAAAATTGGTAGAAGTATCTCCGGATGCGATTGGTCTTCACGCAGACGGAAAAGTACTCTATATCAACCAGACCGGTCTTAAAATGCTCGGTTATGAGACCTTGGAAGAAGTGGAAGGAAGACCAATTGTAGAATTTATACATCCTGAATCCAGACAGGTTGTGGCAGAAAGAGTTCTCAAAGCAATGCTCAAATCGGAACCGTTGGAACCGATAGAGGAGAAGTTCATCCGTAAGGACGGAACGGAGATCTCTGTAGAGGTTTCCGGAATCGCATTCGAGCAAAGAGGCCAAAAATTAATGCAGGTGATTGTAAGAGATATCACTGAAAGAAAAAAGGCGGAACTCGAATTAGGAGAACTAAGAAAAAAGATCCTACAAACAAACGATAGATTACAAGCGATCATAGAAGGTGTAAAAGATTCCATATGTGCTGTGGATATGGATCTAAGAGTCATCTCTTGTAATACCGCATTTGAACTTATGGTTTGGAAATTATATGGAAAAAGGATCACAGTCGGCCAAACGATATGGGATATCGCAATCGATAATCCGGAAGAAAGAGAAAGGATTATCCGAAATTGGAGTAGGGCCCTGACCGGTGAAGTTTTCAAAATGGAGAGAAAAATTTCAGGCCTAGTCAAAGATTCCATCGTGCTTGAGATAAATTACAGTTCTATTAGGGACGAAAGCCATAATATGATAGGTGCTACTCAGATCATCCGGGATGTAACCGATAGATACCAATACGAAGAAACCTTACGAAAATCCTTGGACGAAAAAGAAGTAATGTTGAAGGAGATCCATCATAGGGTTAAGAATAATCTACAGGTGGTTTCCAGCCTTTTAAGTTTACAAACGGATTTTACCGATGATCCGAAACTAGTCTCTATTCTGAAAGAATGTGAGAGAAGGATCCAATCCATGGCTCTCGTTCATAAGGAACTTTATCAAAATGACACGATCGCGGATGCGGACTTCACCGAATATTTAAACAATCTACTTGTGGCACTCGTACAATCATTCGGTGCAAACAAAAGAGTGGGTTATTCTATAGAATCTCAAGATATACGTTTAAATTTGGATTTTGCGATCCCACTTGCATTAGTATTCAATGAACTAGTTTCAAATTCCTTAAAATACGCATTCCCTGGAAACCAAAATGGAGAGATATTTATCTCCATTTCCAAAAAGGAAGACGGGCTTTCCATTTCAATAGGAGATAATGGAGTAGGACTTCCTAAAACAGTGGATGTTAGAAAGTCGGAAGGACTCGGATTACAATTGGTAGGAATGTTATTGGATAAGCTAAAAGCAAAATGGGGACTAGAAACAGTAGAAATAGGAACCAGATACAAAATAGAACTTCCGATCCCAAAATAG
- a CDS encoding alpha/beta hydrolase: MLQFGSDSKIATLPSGIRISYRIFPGKSKVPLFCVHGLTGNLKNFEPIAQGLSKKGITVIVYDLRGRGNSDKPKEEYSARVHAQDLKELSTILGYSKISILSHSLGAWITLRFAEKFSSFLEKAVLIDGGGELSIKRKISNLLMIQGSLARLGRRIPSKETYLQEAKKSPLLSAWNTNIQNFLLYELEPIGTLSPSLMPENTFYGPVLCSIPPFVIDSELKNMGGAMKPAGILTRLFKDPKEFFKTLKENKVMPYSALRCPVLVIRALKPNFKPGDELLPSTAIEKMKDKIQNLKVYELPDKNHYESVLLEDKERDQEIFKFLRS, from the coding sequence ATGTTACAATTCGGTTCGGATTCCAAAATAGCAACTCTACCATCCGGAATCCGAATCTCCTATCGGATCTTTCCAGGCAAATCCAAAGTTCCTCTTTTCTGTGTTCATGGCTTAACGGGAAATCTTAAAAACTTCGAACCGATCGCTCAAGGACTCTCCAAAAAAGGGATCACCGTAATCGTATACGATCTAAGAGGAAGAGGAAATTCAGATAAACCGAAAGAGGAATATTCCGCGAGAGTCCATGCCCAGGACCTAAAAGAACTCTCTACTATATTAGGATATTCTAAAATATCTATACTTTCCCATTCATTAGGGGCCTGGATTACCCTTAGATTTGCGGAGAAGTTCTCAAGTTTCCTAGAAAAAGCGGTTTTGATAGATGGAGGAGGAGAACTTTCCATCAAACGTAAAATTTCCAATTTACTCATGATCCAAGGTTCTTTGGCTCGTTTGGGCAGAAGGATCCCCAGTAAGGAAACGTACCTGCAAGAAGCTAAAAAATCCCCTCTACTTTCCGCATGGAATACGAATATTCAGAATTTCTTATTATACGAACTGGAGCCCATCGGAACACTTTCCCCCTCTTTAATGCCGGAGAATACTTTTTACGGACCGGTGCTTTGTTCCATTCCACCATTTGTGATCGATTCCGAACTAAAAAATATGGGCGGGGCAATGAAACCTGCCGGGATCCTAACGAGGCTTTTTAAAGATCCGAAGGAATTTTTCAAAACCCTAAAAGAAAACAAAGTAATGCCATATTCCGCATTACGTTGTCCTGTTCTTGTGATACGTGCTTTAAAACCGAATTTCAAACCTGGAGATGAACTTTTACCTTCTACTGCAATCGAGAAGATGAAAGATAAGATCCAAAACCTGAAAGTTTATGAACTCCCGGATAAAAACCACTACGAATCGGTATTATTGGAAGATAAGGAAAGGGACCAGGAAATATTCAAATTTTTGAGATCTTAA
- a CDS encoding sensor histidine kinase: protein MKSSFFPYWCILMDPSGLIVETNLPLDSWRQNPLSYFLHGTEKIEGENGSAVLSWQPGKSPLSFPGSTVLLASWSLTHGMFWIKMEPMEEGSASLLENSFWKEFLSSDRPFRQIFETNQAIKWILDPDSGDILYANQAASQFYGYSQEEILKMKITDINIFTKEQIFEEMRQAAIEARQYFRFRHKLKSGEIREMEVYSGPLQFGGKRVLFSILYDVTERVKAISSLEESERRYRSLVESASDSIIITNFGTKILEVNRRMSELLEYTKEELQTFTLKDILDEESYADAIYRIPSLEIGKPVILNRKFKTKSGKIIEAEVNAVRIDDSRYMGIVRDVTERNFMTRTLEKSLKEKEAMLQEIHHRVKNNLQVISSLLGLQYENTEDPNLKRILQECENRVKSMGFVHAELYRSENFAAVDLENYFTTVSSNLIRAYGGVPRIQLQLDLSSLEVSIERAIPLGLILNELLTNSLKYAFPEDRSGRIQVKIFKEDQNIVFSYSDDGVGFKKENQNGSGTIGIQLIEILSRQLKANSEFTSENGVVFRLRIPDRNPGK, encoded by the coding sequence ATGAAGTCCTCATTCTTTCCATACTGGTGTATTTTAATGGATCCTTCCGGATTGATCGTTGAGACCAATCTTCCTCTGGATTCCTGGAGACAAAATCCTCTCTCCTATTTTTTGCATGGAACGGAGAAGATCGAAGGGGAGAACGGAAGTGCTGTACTTTCTTGGCAGCCAGGAAAAAGCCCTCTTTCATTTCCGGGGAGCACCGTATTACTCGCAAGTTGGTCGCTTACACACGGGATGTTTTGGATCAAGATGGAACCGATGGAAGAAGGTTCCGCTTCTCTTCTTGAAAATTCTTTTTGGAAAGAATTTTTATCCAGCGATCGACCTTTCCGACAAATATTCGAGACCAACCAAGCCATCAAATGGATCTTAGATCCCGACTCAGGAGATATTTTATACGCGAACCAAGCAGCGAGCCAATTTTACGGATATAGCCAAGAAGAAATCCTGAAAATGAAGATCACTGATATTAACATTTTTACGAAAGAACAAATTTTCGAAGAGATGAGACAAGCTGCAATCGAGGCTAGACAATATTTCAGATTTAGGCATAAATTAAAAAGTGGAGAGATCCGCGAGATGGAAGTTTATAGCGGGCCTTTGCAGTTCGGAGGTAAAAGAGTATTATTCTCTATCTTATACGATGTCACAGAAAGAGTGAAAGCGATCTCTTCATTAGAAGAAAGTGAAAGAAGATATCGTTCTTTAGTGGAAAGCGCCTCTGATTCCATCATCATTACAAATTTTGGAACTAAAATTTTAGAAGTGAACCGAAGAATGTCCGAACTTTTGGAGTATACCAAAGAAGAACTCCAAACATTCACCTTAAAAGATATTCTAGACGAGGAAAGTTATGCAGATGCAATTTATAGAATTCCATCTTTAGAAATAGGCAAACCTGTTATTTTGAACAGGAAGTTCAAAACTAAATCGGGAAAAATTATAGAAGCAGAGGTAAACGCCGTCCGGATTGATGATTCCCGCTATATGGGGATCGTAAGAGATGTAACAGAAAGGAATTTTATGACCAGAACTTTGGAAAAGTCCCTAAAAGAAAAAGAGGCTATGCTCCAAGAGATCCATCATAGGGTCAAAAATAACCTACAAGTGATTTCTAGCCTTCTTGGCCTGCAATATGAGAATACGGAAGATCCAAATCTAAAAAGGATCCTGCAGGAATGTGAGAATCGAGTCAAGTCCATGGGATTTGTTCACGCTGAATTATATAGGTCTGAAAACTTTGCGGCAGTCGACTTGGAGAATTATTTTACCACAGTTTCTTCTAATCTGATCAGAGCTTATGGAGGAGTTCCTCGAATCCAACTACAGCTGGACCTAAGTTCTTTGGAAGTAAGTATCGAAAGAGCGATCCCTCTCGGGCTGATCTTAAATGAACTTCTCACCAACTCCTTAAAATATGCGTTTCCGGAAGATCGTTCCGGAAGAATACAAGTTAAGATCTTTAAGGAAGATCAGAATATCGTCTTCTCATACTCAGACGACGGGGTGGGTTTTAAAAAAGAAAATCAAAACGGCTCCGGGACCATAGGTATCCAGCTCATAGAGATCTTATCCAGGCAGCTTAAGGCAAACTCGGAATTTACTTCGGAAAATGGAGTTGTTTTTCGTCTTAGAATTCCGGACCGGAATCCAGGAAAGTAG
- a CDS encoding alpha/beta fold hydrolase, with protein sequence MNRKFFPIYLFLILFGLTYCSETLVKTGIGYERWKAGLEKKQTKLEPWNWVYLEGGQGSEKILMVHGFGGDKDNWTRFSKWLTPSYTVVAVDLPGFGENDRIADQNYNIAEQVKRLDEFVTKLGWEKFHIVGNSMGGAISGVYAATYPQKVISLGLFAPSGVNSPEKSELSKNLEKGKNNLVATNAEEFQELMKFIFVTPPPIPSFLASYFAEKAIKNSEFNKYIFKQIRSTGFPLQENMNKIQARTLVLWGDTDRVLSVSGAGVLEKGIKGSKKVILKDMGHVPMLERPEEVANTYKEFLVK encoded by the coding sequence ATGAACCGCAAATTTTTTCCAATCTATCTTTTTCTAATATTATTCGGGCTAACCTATTGTTCTGAGACCCTCGTCAAAACCGGCATCGGTTATGAAAGATGGAAAGCGGGCCTCGAAAAAAAACAAACCAAGTTAGAACCTTGGAACTGGGTATATTTAGAAGGCGGACAAGGTAGCGAAAAAATCCTGATGGTCCACGGATTCGGAGGAGATAAAGACAATTGGACTAGATTTTCCAAATGGCTTACACCTTCTTACACTGTAGTAGCTGTGGATCTTCCAGGTTTTGGGGAAAATGATAGAATTGCGGATCAGAATTATAATATTGCTGAGCAAGTAAAACGATTGGATGAGTTCGTTACTAAACTTGGTTGGGAAAAGTTCCATATCGTAGGAAACTCTATGGGCGGAGCAATCTCTGGAGTGTATGCAGCAACTTATCCTCAAAAGGTTATATCTCTAGGATTATTCGCTCCTTCCGGTGTGAACAGTCCCGAAAAAAGTGAATTGTCCAAAAATTTGGAGAAGGGGAAGAATAACTTAGTTGCGACTAACGCAGAAGAATTTCAAGAATTGATGAAATTCATTTTTGTAACTCCTCCTCCGATTCCTTCTTTTTTAGCTTCTTATTTTGCGGAGAAGGCTATCAAAAATTCCGAATTTAATAAATACATATTTAAACAGATCCGATCTACTGGATTTCCTCTGCAGGAAAATATGAATAAGATCCAAGCGAGAACCTTAGTTCTTTGGGGAGATACTGATAGAGTATTGAGTGTCTCCGGAGCTGGAGTATTGGAGAAGGGTATCAAAGGATCTAAAAAGGTTATCTTGAAAGATATGGGCCATGTTCCTATGCTGGAAAGACCTGAAGAAGTAGCGAATACTTACAAAGAATTTTTAGTGAAGTAA
- the pgsW gene encoding poly-gamma-glutamate system protein, with product MYWKSSNKSVIYYLVLAVFSLFGMYLVEHFRSENMQEHYSEKIEASKFTLRAFEEIKQYKESKGKKINLDFDPSGSGLIGEFFTPVTSNLGVLRAKQSSINPNFGALVLEYLIQAGIQKGDTVAVSLSGSFPALNIAVYSAAKTLELKLVIISSMTSSQWGANDPDFLWPDMEKWLYTRRIFPYQSLAYSWGGIEDQAFGIPKEGSKNLQNSASINSLPMLHSKNYSESLEERIRLYSAVIPLSEYKAYINVGGGTVSVGTKKNSAEFSPGLNLKQPVIRDGRDSVMRRFANLGIPIIHLVRVEELAIQNGFTIQPKKIPEIGEGKIFKRSEYDLRLATIVLAGILVLLYVFFKRDHFIEEDDRDESL from the coding sequence ATGTATTGGAAATCGTCCAACAAATCCGTTATTTATTATCTGGTTTTAGCAGTATTTTCACTTTTTGGAATGTATTTGGTGGAACATTTTCGTTCCGAAAATATGCAGGAGCATTATTCCGAAAAGATAGAAGCCTCCAAATTCACTCTAAGAGCTTTCGAGGAGATTAAACAATATAAAGAATCCAAAGGTAAAAAGATTAATTTGGATTTTGATCCTTCCGGTTCAGGTTTGATCGGTGAATTTTTTACGCCTGTTACGAGCAATTTAGGTGTACTTAGAGCAAAACAAAGTTCTATCAATCCGAATTTTGGTGCATTGGTTTTAGAATATTTAATCCAAGCAGGAATTCAAAAGGGGGATACAGTCGCAGTTTCTCTTTCCGGTTCTTTTCCTGCCTTGAATATTGCAGTTTATTCTGCAGCTAAGACCTTGGAGTTAAAACTTGTAATCATTTCTAGTATGACTTCTTCTCAATGGGGAGCGAATGATCCGGATTTTTTATGGCCAGATATGGAGAAGTGGCTCTATACTCGACGGATTTTTCCTTATCAGTCCCTGGCATATAGTTGGGGTGGAATAGAAGACCAAGCATTCGGGATTCCTAAAGAAGGGTCGAAGAACCTACAAAATTCCGCTTCTATAAATTCACTCCCAATGCTCCATTCCAAGAATTACTCGGAAAGCCTGGAAGAAAGAATACGTCTGTATTCTGCAGTTATCCCTCTTTCTGAATACAAAGCTTATATCAATGTGGGTGGTGGAACAGTTTCCGTAGGAACTAAGAAGAATTCTGCAGAATTTTCCCCAGGTCTAAATCTAAAACAGCCGGTTATTAGAGATGGAAGAGATTCTGTCATGAGGCGATTCGCAAATTTAGGAATTCCGATTATTCATTTGGTTCGAGTAGAAGAGCTTGCAATTCAAAATGGATTTACAATCCAACCTAAAAAGATCCCGGAAATTGGAGAAGGTAAGATATTCAAAAGATCGGAATATGATCTTAGGTTAGCAACTATTGTTTTAGCTGGGATTTTAGTACTATTGTATGTGTTCTTTAAAAGAGACCATTTTATAGAAGAAGACGATAGGGACGAATCTCTTTAA
- a CDS encoding cyclic nucleotide-binding domain-containing protein codes for MQHTTEEILHQIYLFSSFSMDELAKIAEKTKYKVLEQGDAVYQEGNEAKAFYVVMYGTLKILTSTEKGDDVNVTTIATGDHFGEFPFLDQGKRAGTVEAMERCELLEIPFDHLQHILDSDKELALKFYKGITNYLVKRMRLLTHDLAYARELKKRYS; via the coding sequence ATGCAACACACTACAGAAGAAATCCTACACCAGATTTATTTATTTTCCAGCTTCTCTATGGATGAATTGGCTAAAATAGCTGAGAAGACAAAATACAAGGTGCTTGAACAAGGGGACGCGGTTTACCAAGAAGGGAACGAAGCAAAAGCGTTCTATGTGGTAATGTACGGAACTCTGAAAATTTTGACCTCCACTGAAAAAGGGGACGATGTAAACGTAACCACGATTGCAACAGGCGATCATTTCGGAGAATTCCCGTTTTTGGACCAGGGGAAAAGAGCCGGAACAGTGGAAGCAATGGAACGTTGCGAACTTTTGGAAATTCCTTTCGACCATCTACAACATATCTTGGATTCAGATAAGGAACTCGCTCTAAAGTTTTATAAAGGGATCACCAATTATCTGGTGAAAAGAATGAGACTTCTGACTCATGACTTGGCTTACGCTAGAGAATTAAAAAAACGTTATTCGTGA
- a CDS encoding DUF445 domain-containing protein yields the protein MDLSFFSQNKELIGIIMMPFTYGFVGWFTNVVALKMTFYPLEFVGIPPYLGWQGIVPKKAQKLALKSVNIMTERLIKVEDFFSKVDPDQLETEFQPVLNELIPSATHEIVHHINPVLRKHLENGHGEEIVRAVQEKCAHTVKNIMTQVKENVSSVFNFRSLVLRKLTGPNVERIVNIFEEVGSKEFKFIEHCGWALGGALGIAQAFLWNYLPIWWTLPIQGIIVGYITNWVALTMIFRPLYEKRVGPIKYRGLFIARQEEVSKKYSNVFATQVLTARNVLEEILYKRAARTLVETIQAETESAASRLNLGGQLDEENKGEDSDFENTKKEVIRKVSDSLAGSSTKLETYMGRAMSIENNMFKRMKDLPPEEFEPILRSAFQEDEYVLILIGSVLGAIVGLIQGIYMIAV from the coding sequence ATGGATCTGTCCTTCTTCAGTCAAAACAAAGAATTGATCGGGATCATCATGATGCCTTTCACCTACGGATTCGTGGGTTGGTTTACCAACGTGGTAGCCTTAAAAATGACATTCTACCCATTGGAATTTGTAGGAATTCCTCCTTATTTAGGATGGCAAGGTATCGTTCCGAAGAAGGCCCAGAAATTGGCCCTAAAATCGGTGAATATCATGACCGAGAGGCTGATCAAGGTAGAGGATTTTTTCTCCAAAGTGGATCCGGATCAATTAGAAACCGAGTTCCAACCAGTTCTAAACGAACTAATCCCTTCTGCCACTCATGAAATAGTCCATCATATCAATCCAGTTCTTAGAAAACATTTAGAGAACGGACATGGAGAAGAGATAGTAAGAGCCGTCCAAGAAAAATGCGCTCATACTGTTAAGAATATCATGACCCAAGTGAAGGAGAATGTATCCTCCGTTTTCAATTTCAGATCTTTGGTATTACGTAAACTTACTGGTCCGAATGTAGAAAGGATCGTAAACATATTCGAAGAAGTCGGTTCTAAAGAATTCAAATTTATCGAACATTGCGGCTGGGCTCTCGGTGGTGCGCTCGGGATCGCACAGGCATTCCTTTGGAATTATCTTCCTATCTGGTGGACACTTCCTATCCAAGGGATTATCGTAGGATATATTACAAACTGGGTGGCACTCACAATGATCTTCCGCCCTCTTTATGAAAAAAGAGTGGGACCGATCAAATACAGAGGTTTATTCATCGCAAGACAAGAAGAAGTTTCTAAAAAATATTCAAACGTATTCGCAACCCAAGTTCTAACTGCAAGAAACGTTTTAGAAGAAATTTTATACAAAAGAGCCGCAAGAACTCTTGTCGAAACTATCCAAGCAGAAACGGAATCGGCTGCTTCTCGCCTAAACTTAGGCGGACAACTAGATGAGGAGAATAAGGGAGAAGATTCGGATTTCGAGAATACTAAAAAAGAAGTAATCCGCAAGGTAAGCGATTCATTGGCAGGAAGTTCCACTAAACTAGAAACTTATATGGGAAGAGCAATGAGCATAGAAAATAATATGTTCAAACGTATGAAGGATCTCCCACCTGAAGAATTCGAACCAATCTTAAGATCCGCTTTCCAAGAAGACGAGTATGTTCTTATCCTGATCGGTTCCGTTTTAGGAGCAATCGTAGGTCTTATACAAGGGATCTATATGATCGCGGTGTAA